The following proteins are encoded in a genomic region of Cricetulus griseus strain 17A/GY chromosome 7, alternate assembly CriGri-PICRH-1.0, whole genome shotgun sequence:
- the LOC118239144 gene encoding 60S ribosomal protein L39-like isoform X2 → LLALSSHKTLRIKQFLAKHNGPFPQWTQMKTANKIRYNFKRKHWRRMKLGL, encoded by the coding sequence CTTCTGGCCCTGTCTTCTCACAAGACTTTGAGAATCAAGCAATTCCTGGCCAAACATAATGGTCCTTTTCCTCAATGGACTCAGATGAAAACTGCTAATAAAATCAGGTACAACTTCAAGAGAAAACACTGGAGGAGAATGAAGCTGGGTCTGTAA